The Micromonospora krabiensis genome window below encodes:
- a CDS encoding L-dopachrome tautomerase-related protein, whose translation MPDLPSQEDPRLTRVVANDRVCTGVTTVDGRIFVSFPGADGPGVQVAEALPDGRRKPWPDTAWNAIRDEPSTEGTYVHVNGLRIGPDGQLWIIDSGAPELGRPQVPGGARLIVVDPGSGEVTRIHDLGAAVRETSYVDDVRFNDDTAYLTDAGAPGLIVLDLGTGRARRVLDGHPSTVGGRLVADGEVLRDPDGAEVVLHADQLEVSPDGRYLYYQPASGGLSRIETRWLDDPTVAPETVAAHVVRWLDTPTTGGTAIDAAGTIYLSDVERRRVLAISPDRDVATLVADPRLIWVDAMWVDSDGDLWLPAAQLHRTPGLSGGTGRVDYPVWIYRLSVGTGPAPNDHA comes from the coding sequence ATGCCGGACCTGCCCAGCCAGGAGGACCCGCGCCTGACCCGGGTCGTCGCCAACGACCGCGTCTGCACCGGTGTCACCACCGTCGACGGGCGGATCTTCGTGAGCTTCCCGGGAGCGGACGGACCCGGTGTGCAGGTCGCCGAGGCGTTGCCCGACGGGCGGCGGAAACCCTGGCCGGACACCGCCTGGAACGCCATCCGCGACGAGCCGTCCACCGAGGGGACGTACGTGCACGTCAACGGCCTGCGGATTGGCCCGGACGGACAGCTGTGGATCATCGACTCGGGCGCGCCGGAGCTGGGCCGGCCGCAGGTGCCCGGCGGTGCCCGGCTGATCGTCGTGGACCCCGGCTCGGGCGAGGTGACCCGGATCCACGACCTCGGCGCGGCGGTGCGGGAGACCAGCTACGTCGACGACGTCCGGTTCAACGACGACACCGCCTACCTGACCGACGCCGGCGCGCCGGGGCTGATCGTGCTCGACCTGGGGACCGGGCGGGCCCGCCGGGTGCTCGACGGCCACCCGAGCACGGTCGGCGGGCGGCTGGTGGCCGACGGCGAGGTGCTGCGCGACCCGGACGGCGCCGAGGTCGTCCTGCACGCCGACCAACTGGAGGTGTCGCCGGACGGGCGGTACCTGTACTACCAGCCGGCCTCGGGCGGGCTGTCCCGCATCGAGACCCGCTGGCTCGACGATCCGACGGTCGCGCCGGAGACGGTGGCCGCGCACGTCGTGCGCTGGTTGGACACGCCGACGACCGGCGGCACCGCCATCGACGCGGCGGGCACGATCTACCTCAGCGACGTCGAGCGCCGCCGGGTCCTCGCCATCTCGCCGGATCGCGACGTGGCGACGCTGGTCGCCGACCCGCGCCTGATCTGGGTGGACGCCATGTGGGTCGACAGCGACGGCGACCTGTGGCTGCCCGCCGCGCAGCTGCACCGGACGCCGGGCCTCTCCGGCGGCACCGGCCGGGTCGACTACCCGGTCTGGATCTACCGGCTGAGCGTCGGCACAGGCCCGGCACCGAACGACCACGCCTGA
- a CDS encoding ribose-5-phosphate isomerase, translating to MRVYLGSDHAGYELKVHLANYLAKHDHEVVDVGPHVFDPDDDYPAFCLNTGARVVADEGSLGVVIGGSGNGEQIAANKIDGVRAALAWSLETAQLAREHNDANIVAIGARQHTLDEATAIVEVFLSTPFSGNERHARRITQVAAYEQSRELPPLP from the coding sequence ATGCGCGTCTACCTGGGATCCGACCACGCCGGCTACGAGTTGAAGGTGCACCTCGCCAACTACCTGGCCAAGCACGACCACGAGGTGGTGGACGTCGGTCCGCACGTCTTCGACCCGGACGACGACTACCCGGCCTTCTGCCTGAACACGGGTGCCCGCGTGGTGGCCGACGAGGGCAGCCTCGGGGTGGTCATCGGCGGCTCCGGCAACGGGGAGCAGATCGCCGCGAACAAGATCGACGGGGTACGGGCGGCGCTGGCCTGGAGCCTCGAGACGGCCCAGCTCGCCCGCGAGCACAACGACGCGAACATCGTGGCGATCGGTGCCCGCCAGCACACCCTGGACGAGGCGACCGCGATCGTCGAGGTGTTCCTGAGCACCCCGTTCTCCGGCAACGAGCGGCACGCGCGGCGGATCACCCAGGTCGCCGCGTACGAGCAGAGCCGGGAGCTGCCGCCGCTGCCCTGA
- a CDS encoding DUF2189 domain-containing protein, whose protein sequence is MSDQTQPWAERTVEVPPQSGAGVPSQRDAFRRGVAQVGQPRERRTEPFPTVDQEPTGTGWPDAPAPRRPLSWHVAQLKRGGEWSTAGALFAFVCWGIWAISGEGNLTGPFLIFVLSLLVAVGLFALSRLVGRVVIERQMGRVRRSARGAHLVTALFLAGLGVAWLQQTEWVVSAWNWITNN, encoded by the coding sequence ATGTCGGACCAGACGCAGCCCTGGGCGGAGCGCACCGTCGAGGTGCCGCCGCAGTCCGGCGCGGGGGTGCCGTCCCAACGGGACGCGTTCCGCCGGGGCGTGGCCCAGGTGGGGCAGCCGCGGGAGCGGCGAACCGAGCCGTTCCCCACGGTCGACCAGGAGCCGACCGGCACCGGATGGCCGGACGCACCGGCCCCTCGCCGACCGTTGAGCTGGCACGTCGCGCAGTTGAAGCGCGGCGGCGAGTGGAGCACCGCGGGCGCGCTGTTCGCCTTCGTCTGCTGGGGGATCTGGGCGATCTCCGGCGAGGGCAACCTGACCGGGCCCTTCCTGATCTTCGTGCTGAGCCTGCTGGTGGCGGTCGGCCTCTTCGCGCTGTCCCGCCTCGTCGGGCGCGTCGTCATCGAGCGGCAGATGGGCCGGGTACGCCGCAGCGCTCGCGGCGCCCACCTGGTCACGGCCCTCTTCCTGGCCGGACTGGGCGTCGCGTGGCTCCAGCAGACCGAGTGGGTCGTCTCCGCCTGGAACTGGATCACCAACAACTGA
- a CDS encoding GNAT family N-acetyltransferase has translation MPELIAPTVRLHTAWREAHAEWDPGAHEDGFGLRPSDDTASPAGFAAWVARLAAESEPHDGATACAYRWIVEDDRVLGGIALRFGPDDVVRRIGHIGYGIRPSARRRGLATWALGRMLAEARSAGLDRLLVVCAADNLPSARTVERHDGVLEEVRNTEFGPARRYAIVL, from the coding sequence GTGCCTGAGCTGATCGCGCCGACCGTCCGTCTCCACACCGCTTGGCGGGAGGCGCACGCCGAGTGGGACCCGGGCGCGCACGAGGACGGGTTCGGGCTGCGGCCGTCCGACGACACCGCGTCACCGGCCGGGTTCGCGGCCTGGGTGGCCCGGCTGGCCGCCGAGTCGGAGCCGCACGACGGCGCGACGGCGTGCGCGTACCGGTGGATCGTGGAGGACGACCGGGTGCTCGGCGGGATCGCGCTGCGGTTCGGACCCGACGACGTGGTGCGGCGGATCGGCCACATCGGGTACGGCATCCGGCCGTCCGCCCGCCGGCGTGGGCTGGCCACCTGGGCGCTGGGCCGGATGCTGGCCGAGGCGCGGTCGGCGGGCCTGGACCGGTTGCTGGTCGTCTGCGCGGCGGACAACCTCCCGTCGGCGCGGACCGTCGAGCGCCACGATGGTGTGCTGGAGGAGGTCCGGAACACCGAGTTCGGACCCGCGCGCCGGTACGCGATCGTGCTGTAG
- a CDS encoding M14 family zinc carboxypeptidase, with amino-acid sequence MIVRRRWTAAATAAILVSAVLSHPGPGAAAPAAPRPAVTLSSAETAVVRVQLRDQAQLDRLVAAGADLANRPRSADGRVLADLVLTGAQLAALTAEGATAVQVVQREGDGTRHLAESVRAAQSRTRAGLRAPSADSDRAAAAVDTLQFLQAYWWSTGGQTFLQTQVATTATADPDVEITVSWRTADGVTGAFPLFRFEDSGEYQYHYALPQAVPSRPVQVTATSSLGGATRAVTPAPWPNAAPPPLPAGYQKDFIDAYLTPVDIQARIKRLARQYRGLVDVIDLPHRTQGYRRTAAAYLGDPAAAAVVVESVRFGDQGMNGVQARTVDPGRPNRPLSVTYRDRVLTVSLATDGAGKTTSSTDEVAAAIGSRFPDRFQAYVEEGSGGLPMPVAGPSRLDDGLQGTEVPNRPWTVQALRIGVHRDGSRIGVLAYSQEHAREWATPLVTLEFAERMLANYRTDPATRELLEQVDIFVIPTVNPDGANYSFHDYNFQRKNLVNHCTGANRDPRYRTSWGVDVNRNYTVGSYFDGYVGASANCLSGNYAGTDELSEAESRNVIALAQAHENIRFAMNVHSYGGYFMWPPGAYRADGRVTLPRPSIDESKLFLDSARRIVGAIAQERGTVTWPSQTGPVADVLYSAAGNSADQLYYELGIFAWDFEVGNDRWNATTNQWEGVGFQPPFDEAHAESQEYAGGLVELVHVARDYAAAQPAPEPSNER; translated from the coding sequence ATGATCGTCCGACGACGGTGGACGGCAGCCGCGACCGCAGCGATCCTGGTCAGCGCGGTGCTGTCCCATCCCGGCCCCGGCGCCGCCGCGCCGGCCGCACCACGACCAGCGGTCACCCTGAGCAGCGCCGAGACCGCGGTCGTCCGGGTGCAGTTGCGCGACCAGGCGCAGCTCGACCGGCTCGTGGCCGCCGGCGCCGACCTGGCCAACCGCCCCCGCTCCGCCGACGGCCGGGTGCTCGCCGACCTGGTGCTGACCGGCGCGCAACTCGCCGCCCTCACCGCGGAGGGCGCCACCGCGGTCCAGGTGGTGCAGCGCGAGGGCGACGGCACGCGGCACCTCGCGGAGAGCGTCCGCGCGGCGCAGAGCCGCACCCGGGCCGGCCTCCGCGCGCCGAGCGCCGACAGCGACCGCGCGGCGGCCGCCGTGGACACGCTCCAGTTCCTCCAGGCGTACTGGTGGAGCACCGGTGGCCAGACGTTCCTGCAGACCCAGGTGGCCACGACCGCCACCGCCGACCCGGACGTGGAGATCACCGTCAGCTGGCGGACCGCCGACGGCGTGACCGGCGCCTTCCCGCTGTTCCGGTTCGAGGATTCCGGCGAGTACCAATACCACTACGCGCTCCCCCAGGCCGTGCCGAGCCGGCCCGTGCAGGTGACCGCGACGTCCAGCCTCGGCGGCGCGACCCGGGCCGTCACCCCGGCGCCGTGGCCGAACGCCGCCCCGCCGCCGCTGCCCGCGGGCTACCAGAAGGACTTCATCGACGCGTACCTGACGCCGGTGGACATCCAGGCGCGGATCAAGCGGCTGGCGCGCCAGTACCGGGGACTGGTCGACGTCATCGACCTCCCGCACCGCACGCAGGGCTACCGGCGGACCGCCGCCGCGTACCTCGGCGACCCGGCCGCCGCGGCCGTGGTGGTGGAGTCGGTGCGCTTCGGCGACCAGGGCATGAACGGCGTCCAGGCGCGCACCGTCGACCCGGGCCGGCCGAACCGGCCGCTGAGCGTCACCTACCGGGACCGGGTGCTCACCGTCTCGCTCGCCACCGACGGCGCCGGCAAGACCACCAGCAGCACCGACGAGGTCGCCGCCGCGATCGGCTCCCGGTTCCCCGACAGGTTCCAGGCGTACGTCGAGGAGGGCTCCGGCGGGCTGCCCATGCCGGTCGCCGGACCCAGCCGGCTCGACGACGGCCTCCAGGGCACCGAGGTGCCGAACCGGCCGTGGACGGTGCAGGCGTTGCGCATCGGCGTCCACCGCGACGGTTCCCGGATCGGGGTCCTGGCCTACTCGCAGGAGCACGCCCGCGAGTGGGCGACGCCACTGGTCACGCTGGAGTTCGCGGAGCGGATGCTGGCCAACTACCGCACCGACCCGGCCACCCGCGAGTTGCTGGAGCAGGTGGACATCTTTGTCATCCCCACGGTCAACCCGGACGGCGCCAACTACTCCTTCCACGACTACAACTTCCAGCGCAAGAACCTGGTGAACCACTGCACCGGCGCGAACCGCGACCCCCGCTACCGCACCTCGTGGGGCGTCGACGTCAACCGCAACTACACCGTGGGCTCCTACTTCGACGGGTACGTGGGCGCCAGCGCCAACTGCCTCTCCGGCAACTACGCCGGCACCGACGAGCTCTCCGAGGCGGAGAGCCGCAACGTCATCGCGCTGGCGCAGGCCCACGAGAACATCCGGTTCGCCATGAACGTGCACTCCTACGGCGGGTACTTCATGTGGCCGCCGGGGGCGTACCGGGCGGACGGGCGGGTCACCCTGCCCCGCCCCTCCATCGACGAGTCGAAGCTCTTCCTGGACAGCGCCCGACGCATCGTCGGGGCGATCGCCCAGGAACGCGGAACGGTCACCTGGCCGTCGCAGACCGGCCCGGTCGCGGACGTGCTCTACTCGGCGGCCGGCAACTCGGCCGACCAGCTCTACTACGAGCTGGGCATCTTCGCGTGGGACTTCGAGGTCGGCAACGACCGCTGGAACGCCACCACCAACCAGTGGGAGGGCGTCGGCTTCCAGCCGCCGTTCGACGAGGCACACGCCGAGTCCCAGGAGTACGCGGGCGGCCTGGTCGAACTGGTCCACGTGGCCCGCGACTACGCCGCCGCCCAACCCGCCCCCGAGCCCAGCAACGAGCGCTGA